Genomic window (Caldicoprobacter guelmensis):
ATATAAACATAATCGTTCCCTAGACCATGCATTTTGGTAAACCTGATCATCTATACCCCTCTTTCCATGCTAAATTTGTATTTAGAAATCCTTACATAATGCATTTGCCCCTATTTTAAAGCATAACAATTAATGCCGTATACCTGCAATATTTATAACTCAATCTTGCGCTTTCTGTGTAATTAGTATTTATTAAAACCGAAATAAATATTTTTAATGCCTATCCGTTCAAATTTATATTGCAAAATACATGTCTACTCATTGCAAAACAAACGCGACAACTATATAATAAACAGGGAAATAAATCTCGCGAGGGAAAGAGCGGTATGAATGGAATTAGAATATGCCTTGCTCTAAGCAGAATAGAAGAGATGAAGAAAATCAAAGTATTCTTAACCCAGCAAGGCTTCACCGTTATAGACGAATCAACCGACGGTGCATCAGCACTACGGCGTATAAAAACCCTTCAGCCTGACCTCATCATCACAGATGCCGACCTGCCTGGCATCAATGGAATACAGCTGGCAGAAATTGCAGAACAGGAAAACATCGCTCCTGTCATCGTAATAACCGGTTCAAATACAGGAGACCTGTGGAACAATTCAAACAGTGGGGTTATATTTCTCCAACGCCCTCTCACAAAATCGGGGCTTATGCAGACCATCCAGCTTTCGCTGCTGAGCTATCGCAAAATAATGAGCCTTAAAGAAGAAATAAAAAAGCTTAAGGCCCAGCTGGAAGACCGAAAGCTGATTGAAAAAGCCAAAGGCATTATCATGGAAAAATACGGGCTCACCGAAAGCCAGGCTTACAGGCTGATGCAAAAGCGGAGCATGGATACCGGTACACCCCTACGCGAGCTGGCAAAAGCCATCATATTATCCCATCAGCTGGAGGATAAATAAAGTCAGCCTCTATTTACCGGTGGCAGTAAATATCCATGTCGGGAATACAGGGAGCCTTCAGCTTATGGCGGCTGGCTGCCTTTCGCCTTTTCACCTCTTTGACAACTCTCTCATCTCCCGTACCGGTCAGAATGACCTCATCCAATTGCCTGTAGGTAAACCCCATTTCACCCTCATCGGTCTGCCCCGACCATAAACCTGCACTAGGAGGTTTATTTATAATATTCTCAGGAATGCCCAAGTATTTGGCCAACTCCCAAACCTGAGTCTTTACAAGGCCTCCCAGCGGCAGAATATCCACGCCGCCATCGCCATATTTAGTAAAATAACCCACTTCCAGTTCACTTCTGTTGCCAGTCCCCACAACAAGGTAATTGTAGAGGTTAGCAAAATAATACAGAGTTATCATCCTCAACCTGGGCTTTATATTACTTGATGCCAATCTCTCTGAATGGGCAGTAGGCACAACTCTCTGTTCCAACTCCCTCATTTTATTTGTTTGCCGCGCATCTTTCAAGACGCCCATCATGCAGTCAAAAACATCGTTGAGTTCAACCTCTATATAGTCGATGTTCAAGCTTTTGGCCACAAGCCTAGCATCGTCGGTATCTTGAGGCGAGCTGTAGCAGGGCATATGAATCCCCAGCACCTTTCCCGGACAAGCCTTTGCACACAGCGCAGCCACTACTGCCGAATCCACACCTCCACTTATACCCAGCACACAGCCTCTGGCATTGGCCTCAGCAACCTTATTCCGTATCCATTCAATGAGATAGTGGGATATTTCTTTATACATGGTTCCACCTTCCTTCCTAAGCACTATAATTATTGAATCACAAATCAACATAACTAAAAACACTGCATCACCCTGCTGAAGTAAAAACGGTAAATCAAAGGCCTTCAGTAGGGTTTACATTAATTAGCAATCATTGCTGTCACCAGCATTATTCGCATATCATCAACAACTGTTATTACTATCAGTATTCCCTACATTATGAAGACTGTGGTTGCTTAACCCCATTTACCAAATAACAAAGCTATACATCGTATCACACATTCGCTTAACAAAAGAACGTCAAATATCATGCAGGCATATGACATCCGGGCAGCCCTTCTGCTTTGCTCTTAATTTAAAAGAATTTATAAAAGCCCACGCTGTATCGAGGGAAGTTATACACGGCACCGAGTTTTCTACTGCCATCCGCCTTATCCTGAAACCATCCCTCTGCGGTATCCTTCCACGGGTAGGAGTATTGATTATCAAATTCAGCATTCCCTTCTTTATGGCATCGCCGATATTAAAATCGGGCTGATTTAGCTTGCTCAAAACCTCGGCTTTTACGCCCTTTGCCCTCAAAGCCTTTGCCGTGCCTTCAGTGGCAAATATCTTAAAGCCCAGGTCTTCAAATTCCCTTGCAAGATCTGCCGCCTCATCCTTGTAAATATCCGCAACCGTAATTAGCACATTACCATTTTCCGGAAAATTATACCCGGCAGCCACAAAGCCTTTGTACAGGGCTTCCGGCAAGCTTCTGGCCACACCCAGCACTTCACCGGTTGATTTCATCTCCGGACCCAGGCTAACCTCCACCATGGGGAGCTTATCGAAGGAGAACACAGGCACCTTGACAGCCACAATACCCTTTTCAGGGTAAAGCCCTGTTCCATATCCCATGTCTTTTAGCTTCTCACCCAAAATCACCCTGGTTGCCAGCTCGATGATGGGCACACCGGTAACCTTACTGATATATGGTACAGTACGGCTCGAACGCGGGTTTACCTCTATGACATACAGCCGTCCCCTGTGTTCAATGAATTGTATGTTTATAAGTCCCTTTACTTGTAAGGCAACGGCAAGCTTTTTGGTATACTCAACGATCTGCTGTATAACTCCCTTGGACAGGTTGACGGGTGGATAAACCGATATGCTGTCTCCCGAATGTATCCCGGCCCTCTCTACATGTTCCATTATGCCCGGAATTAGTATGTCCTCTCCATCGCATACGGCATCCACTTCAATCTCTCGGCCGATTATATATTTATCAATGAGCACAGGATGCTCCTGCTTTGTACGGTTGATTATCCCCATATACTCAATTATATCATCTCTGTTATAGGCAATCTCCATCCATTGTCCGCCCAGAACATAGGAGGGTCTCACGAGTACCGGATATCCCAGCCGTTCGGCCACTTCTAACGCCTCTTCAGCAGTAAATGCCGTCCCACCTGCCGGCCTTAGAATACCAAGTTCTTCAAGCAGGGCATCAAACTCCTTGCGGTCCTCTGCCTTGTTGATGTATTCCGGCTGAGTACCCAAAATCCTGTAACCAGCCTCATAGATCGGCTTTGCAAGCTTGATAGCGCTCTGACCACCAAACTGCACCATTACGCCATCGGGTTTTTCCTTATCAAGCACGTTTATGACGTATTCGGGCATGAGGGGCTCAAAATAGAGGCGGTCTGAAACATCGAAATCTGTGCTTACTGTCTCCGGATTGTTGTTTATTATCACAGCCTCATAACCCAGCTTCTCGAGAGCCCATATGCAATGTACAGAACAGTAGTCAAACTCAATGCCCTGGCCAATCCTGATAGGACCCGACCCTATGATCACAACTTTTCTCTTTTCACCCGGATTTACTTCATCCTCACAGCCATATGAGGAATAATAATAGGGGCTTACCGCTTCAAACTCTGCCGCACAGGTATCCACCACCTTAAACACCGGCATTATTCCGTATTGTTCCCTCTTTTCCCTTACATCTTCCGGCTTTGCCTTTACAAACCTTGCAATGGCCTGATCAGAAAAGCCCATGTGCTTGCAGCGCTCCAGGGTTTGTTTATCTAGCTGCTCTAAAGTCAGCTTTTTAAGCTCCTCTTCCATTTTGACTATGTTCCGCAGCTTATATAAAAAGAAGGGATCTATACCCGTCTTACGGTGAATAGCCCCCACATCCATTCCCCTGCGCAAAGCTTCGGCAATCACAAACAGGCGTTCATGCGTCTTTTGCTCGACCATAGCAACTATTTCTTCATCGCTCAATTTTGACATGCGTGGCAATTCCAGAGAATCAAACCCCAGCTCCAGGGAATACACTGCTTTCATCAAGGCCATTTCAAAATTAGAACCTATTGCCATGACCTCTCCGGTGGCTTTCATCTTGGTCCCCAAAGTGGTATCGGCATTTACAAACTTATCAAACGGCCACCTGGGTATCTTTACAACCACATAGTCCAAGGCGGGTTCAAAGCATGCAAAGGTTTTCCCTGTAACGCTGTTTTTTATCTCATCTAGAGTATATCCCAGGGCAATCTTTGTCGCCACCTTAGCAATGGGATAACCTGTGGCCTTGGATGCCAGCGCGCTGGAACGGCTTACCCTTGGATTGACCTCTATCACGTAGTATTTCATGCTATGGGGATCCAAAGCAAACTGAACATTGCAGCCCCCCTCGATTTTAAGCGCATCTATTATCCTTATTGCCGCTGCCCTAAGCATCTGATATTCCTTATCTCGAAGGGTAAGCGAAGGCGCCACAACTATGCTGTCTCCAGTGTGGATCCCTACCGGGTCGATGTTCTCCATATTGCAAACCGTTATACAGTTGCCCTTGCCATCGCGCATGACCTCATATTCTATTTCCTTCCATCCTGCCACAGATTTCTCTATCAACACCTGATTGACGCGGCTGAGCCTTATCCCGTCAGCAGCAATCCTTGCAAGCTCCTCTTCATTATTGGCGATACCCCCACCAGTACCCCCAAGTGTATAAGCCGGTCGTACCACAACCGGATACCCTATTTGTCGCGCAAATTTCAGCGCGGTTTGCACATCGTTTGCCACCGCGCTTTCGATTACCGGCTCACCTATCTCCTCCATTGTTTTTTTGAAGGCTTCCCTGTCTTCTGCTTTTCTAATCGATTCAGCAGGGGTCCCAAGCAATTTAACATTATATTCATCCAAAAACCCGCTTTCTGCCAGCTCCATAGCCAGATTCAATCCCGTCTGCCCTCCGAGGGTAGGCAGGATGCTGTCTGGCCGTTCTTTTTTGATAACCTCCTTTATGACATCAACTTTCAAAGGCTCTATATAAACCCTGTCGGCCATGTATTTATCGGTCATTATTGTAGCGGGATTACTGTTGACCAGAATAACACGGACGCCTT
Coding sequences:
- a CDS encoding ANTAR domain-containing response regulator; the protein is MNGIRICLALSRIEEMKKIKVFLTQQGFTVIDESTDGASALRRIKTLQPDLIITDADLPGINGIQLAEIAEQENIAPVIVITGSNTGDLWNNSNSGVIFLQRPLTKSGLMQTIQLSLLSYRKIMSLKEEIKKLKAQLEDRKLIEKAKGIIMEKYGLTESQAYRLMQKRSMDTGTPLRELAKAIILSHQLEDK
- a CDS encoding NAD+ synthase, which translates into the protein MFLVMLICDSIIIVLRKEGGTMYKEISHYLIEWIRNKVAEANARGCVLGISGGVDSAVVAALCAKACPGKVLGIHMPCYSSPQDTDDARLVAKSLNIDYIEVELNDVFDCMMGVLKDARQTNKMRELEQRVVPTAHSERLASSNIKPRLRMITLYYFANLYNYLVVGTGNRSELEVGYFTKYGDGGVDILPLGGLVKTQVWELAKYLGIPENIINKPPSAGLWSGQTDEGEMGFTYRQLDEVILTGTGDERVVKEVKRRKAASRHKLKAPCIPDMDIYCHR
- the carB gene encoding carbamoyl-phosphate synthase large subunit, which encodes MPKRKDVNAVLVIGSGPIIIGQAAEFDYAGTQACRALKEEGVRVILVNSNPATIMTDKYMADRVYIEPLKVDVIKEVIKKERPDSILPTLGGQTGLNLAMELAESGFLDEYNVKLLGTPAESIRKAEDREAFKKTMEEIGEPVIESAVANDVQTALKFARQIGYPVVVRPAYTLGGTGGGIANNEEELARIAADGIRLSRVNQVLIEKSVAGWKEIEYEVMRDGKGNCITVCNMENIDPVGIHTGDSIVVAPSLTLRDKEYQMLRAAAIRIIDALKIEGGCNVQFALDPHSMKYYVIEVNPRVSRSSALASKATGYPIAKVATKIALGYTLDEIKNSVTGKTFACFEPALDYVVVKIPRWPFDKFVNADTTLGTKMKATGEVMAIGSNFEMALMKAVYSLELGFDSLELPRMSKLSDEEIVAMVEQKTHERLFVIAEALRRGMDVGAIHRKTGIDPFFLYKLRNIVKMEEELKKLTLEQLDKQTLERCKHMGFSDQAIARFVKAKPEDVREKREQYGIMPVFKVVDTCAAEFEAVSPYYYSSYGCEDEVNPGEKRKVVIIGSGPIRIGQGIEFDYCSVHCIWALEKLGYEAVIINNNPETVSTDFDVSDRLYFEPLMPEYVINVLDKEKPDGVMVQFGGQSAIKLAKPIYEAGYRILGTQPEYINKAEDRKEFDALLEELGILRPAGGTAFTAEEALEVAERLGYPVLVRPSYVLGGQWMEIAYNRDDIIEYMGIINRTKQEHPVLIDKYIIGREIEVDAVCDGEDILIPGIMEHVERAGIHSGDSISVYPPVNLSKGVIQQIVEYTKKLAVALQVKGLINIQFIEHRGRLYVIEVNPRSSRTVPYISKVTGVPIIELATRVILGEKLKDMGYGTGLYPEKGIVAVKVPVFSFDKLPMVEVSLGPEMKSTGEVLGVARSLPEALYKGFVAAGYNFPENGNVLITVADIYKDEAADLAREFEDLGFKIFATEGTAKALRAKGVKAEVLSKLNQPDFNIGDAIKKGMLNLIINTPTRGRIPQRDGFRIRRMAVENSVPCITSLDTAWAFINSFKLRAKQKGCPDVICLHDI